Proteins from a single region of Desulfobacter postgatei 2ac9:
- a CDS encoding type I restriction endonuclease subunit R yields the protein MSAQTTEADARILIDDLLKEALWDPADKSQVLTEVYIQSADQDLSAEFKVEESQSGYGEKEIPGKIKKSVSGRADYVLQDSQGRPLAVIEAKKNAINPYVAKQQALPYAQELGAPFIFLTNGELIYFWDYRNDDARIVASFYSRRDMERIVESRKNRKPMATIEIPEYYIRQGETRALRPYQKEAMRALDHAVELGKKRFLIELPTGTGKTDLTTLYIKRLIEAGWAERVLFLVDREQLAKQAIEAIQDLLGSQYGSYWLKPGMARQEKQITVCLLQTMINRCQEYTSGYFDVVVMDESHRSIYGAWQASLTRFDALHIGLTATPANYIDRNTYEFYHCKAGQPDFSYSIQEAFDAGFLSRYKFATGITEVIAEGVDVDEEHYEPAKFEREWTNEKTNRIMMEEFDRLAWESYKELAPGQKTGPGKAVVFAITKHHATRLTQYLNELHPEHKGNYAVVITSDVSDPDALIRQFKKETYPMVAVSVGMLDTGFDCREILHLVMCRRVMSPILYQQMRGRGTRLAPHIQKKKFVIYDFFNNHKRWNDTDTDVFTGGSKGITAPGGSGGKPEPKELIELGVDDEWLEAVSYIEVGPEGERIDKKEYQTHWEKMVREMSEEDPVIEKVKTGTPLSEQEEENLARRLNSPRHYFNEENLRKAYKNPVGSLVDFIKAALGLLKIKSRDEKLEELFRAWLVSKSLAPDQAQYLSLLKNRGIATGKVQLDDLFKPPLSILNAAGIGIELFGEKGLQEIVEDLNNHVFSITA from the coding sequence ATGAGTGCACAGACGACTGAAGCTGATGCAAGGATTCTCATAGATGACTTGCTAAAAGAGGCTCTCTGGGACCCGGCAGACAAATCTCAGGTGTTGACCGAGGTATATATCCAAAGTGCAGATCAAGATCTTTCAGCAGAATTTAAGGTTGAAGAAAGTCAATCCGGTTATGGGGAAAAAGAAATCCCAGGGAAAATAAAAAAGTCGGTTTCAGGCCGGGCGGATTATGTTCTTCAGGATAGCCAAGGCAGGCCCCTTGCCGTTATTGAAGCCAAAAAGAATGCCATCAATCCGTATGTGGCCAAGCAACAGGCCCTTCCCTATGCACAGGAACTGGGGGCCCCCTTTATTTTCCTGACCAATGGAGAGCTGATCTATTTCTGGGATTACCGCAACGATGATGCCAGGATTGTCGCCTCATTTTACTCCCGCCGGGACATGGAGAGAATCGTCGAGTCTCGAAAGAACCGGAAGCCCATGGCCACCATCGAAATCCCGGAATACTACATCCGCCAGGGAGAAACCCGTGCTTTAAGGCCCTATCAAAAGGAAGCCATGCGTGCACTTGATCATGCGGTTGAGCTTGGGAAAAAGCGATTCCTTATTGAGCTTCCAACAGGAACCGGAAAGACGGATCTGACGACGCTCTATATCAAAAGACTGATTGAGGCCGGTTGGGCTGAGAGGGTTCTTTTTTTAGTAGACCGTGAGCAACTTGCCAAACAAGCCATTGAAGCCATTCAGGATCTTCTGGGAAGCCAGTACGGCAGTTACTGGCTCAAGCCCGGCATGGCCAGGCAGGAAAAGCAGATCACCGTTTGTCTCTTGCAGACCATGATCAACCGTTGCCAAGAATACACCAGCGGTTATTTTGATGTGGTGGTCATGGACGAAAGCCACCGTTCCATCTATGGAGCCTGGCAGGCCTCCCTGACCCGGTTTGATGCGCTCCATATCGGCCTTACCGCTACCCCGGCCAATTACATCGACCGCAACACCTATGAGTTCTATCATTGCAAGGCAGGTCAGCCTGATTTTTCCTACAGCATACAGGAGGCCTTTGATGCAGGCTTTTTATCCAGATACAAGTTTGCCACCGGAATTACCGAGGTGATCGCCGAAGGGGTGGATGTGGATGAAGAACATTATGAGCCGGCCAAATTCGAGCGGGAGTGGACCAATGAAAAAACCAACCGGATTATGATGGAAGAATTTGACCGCCTGGCCTGGGAGTCCTATAAGGAACTGGCCCCCGGCCAGAAAACCGGTCCCGGGAAAGCCGTTGTTTTTGCCATTACCAAGCATCATGCAACCCGGCTGACCCAATATCTCAATGAACTTCACCCTGAGCACAAAGGCAACTATGCCGTGGTTATCACCTCAGACGTGTCAGACCCGGATGCATTGATCCGGCAATTCAAGAAGGAAACCTACCCCATGGTGGCGGTCAGCGTGGGCATGCTGGATACTGGATTCGACTGCCGTGAAATCCTGCATCTGGTTATGTGCCGACGGGTGATGAGTCCCATTCTCTATCAGCAGATGCGCGGCAGGGGTACACGGTTGGCACCGCATATCCAGAAAAAGAAATTTGTCATATACGATTTTTTCAACAACCATAAGCGCTGGAACGATACGGACACCGACGTGTTCACAGGCGGAAGCAAGGGCATTACAGCGCCGGGCGGATCAGGCGGCAAGCCGGAACCAAAGGAATTGATCGAGCTGGGTGTTGATGATGAATGGCTGGAAGCCGTAAGCTATATTGAGGTGGGACCCGAAGGCGAGAGGATCGACAAAAAGGAATATCAGACCCATTGGGAAAAGATGGTCAGGGAAATGAGCGAAGAAGACCCCGTCATCGAAAAGGTTAAAACAGGGACACCGCTTTCCGAACAGGAAGAAGAAAACCTGGCCCGCCGTCTCAACAGTCCCCGGCACTATTTCAATGAAGAAAACCTGCGTAAGGCATACAAAAACCCGGTGGGCAGTCTGGTCGATTTTATAAAGGCCGCACTCGGTCTCTTGAAAATTAAAAGCCGGGATGAAAAACTCGAAGAATTGTTCAGAGCCTGGCTCGTCTCCAAATCCCTGGCTCCGGACCAGGCTCAGTATCTGTCACTTCTCAAGAACCGGGGGATTGCCACCGGCAAAGTGCAACTGGATGATTTATTCAAACCGCCGCTGTCCATTCTCAATGCCGCGGGTATCGGTATCGAGCTGTTCGGTGAGAAGGGCTTGCAGGAAATCGTGGAAGATCTTAACAACCATGTTTTCAGTATAACGGCCTGA
- the dinD gene encoding DNA damage-inducible protein D, translating into MKKNIEKQHHQTFENLKQTNTDGMEFWFARDLQAVLDYSSWDKFKRVINKAIKSCANSGQRPENHFSQVVKMVSIGSGAEREIEDHQLSRYACYLIVQNADPSKPIIANGQTYFAIQTRRQELADDEVFQKLKEDEKRLFLRNELKEHNKQLVEAAQQAGVETTLDFAVFQNHGYKGLYGGLDAKGIHQRKKLKKSQKILDHMGSTELAANLFRATQTEEKLRRENTQGKAKANLTHYEVGAKVRQTIKELGGTMPEDLPSPQKGIGQLEREQKKLEEK; encoded by the coding sequence ATGAAAAAAAACATTGAGAAACAGCATCATCAGACGTTTGAAAACCTGAAACAAACGAATACTGACGGTATGGAATTCTGGTTTGCCCGTGATCTTCAAGCCGTTCTGGATTACAGTAGTTGGGACAAGTTTAAACGGGTCATAAACAAGGCGATTAAATCCTGCGCCAACTCTGGTCAGCGACCTGAAAACCATTTTTCCCAAGTGGTAAAAATGGTCTCTATTGGTTCCGGAGCTGAAAGAGAGATTGAAGATCATCAACTTTCCCGTTACGCCTGTTACCTGATCGTCCAGAACGCAGATCCTTCCAAACCGATAATTGCCAACGGCCAGACCTATTTTGCCATTCAGACTCGGCGGCAGGAGCTGGCGGATGACGAGGTATTTCAAAAACTCAAAGAAGATGAAAAACGGCTTTTTCTCAGAAACGAATTAAAGGAACACAATAAACAACTGGTGGAGGCAGCCCAGCAGGCCGGGGTTGAAACCACCCTGGATTTTGCCGTTTTTCAGAATCACGGTTACAAAGGACTGTATGGCGGATTGGATGCCAAGGGCATCCACCAGCGGAAAAAATTGAAGAAAAGCCAGAAGATATTGGACCACATGGGCAGTACCGAACTGGCCGCCAACCTGTTCCGGGCCACCCAGACCGAAGAGAAACTGCGCCGGGAAAACACCCAGGGGAAAGCCAAAGCCAATCTGACCCATTACGAGGTCGGGGCAAAGGTTCGTCAGACCATTAAGGAACTGGGCGGCACCATGCCGGAAGATCTTCCTTCTCCTCAAAAGGGAATCGGCCAGTTGGAACGTGAACAGAAAAAACTCGAAGAAAAATAA
- a CDS encoding type I restriction-modification system subunit M, with the protein MDQEIRKKLSRITNILWAGGVTNPVTYIEQISYLIYLKLLDEEEMSRELRARLKAGNGKRLFPDQAERFRWIKWRFYSGNKLRDFIRDEVFPYMASLVKDEPQVAEYFRDAVLEITDPNVLKQVVDELDTIDFRKLGPDVKGDIFEYLLTHLGQSALNGQFRTPKQIRAFMVAMTDPDIGDTVFDPACGTAGFLIDTVDYLLARYSETPQELPIYGEDWLEKRGQTLAEARKEMPNLQTFRKGAGEKIPDWGLLEASIFGTDVSRQMMRISMMNLVLHGIGKSPIKRANVLSEMGGLTEDDLNRRYKVILSNPPFAGVLPKDSIRHDLPTSSKKSELLFLALMMESLAPGGRCAVVVPEGALFGSTGAHKDLRKKLATDFEIIAVVSLPAGVFKPYAGVKTSVLVFRKPVTPPKKGQAATRKVWFYEIKNDGYDPDKIQGGGRPETPDKNDIPGLLNAWTEYRESEFQNPPGKQAGVMLPPGSQEPKYWWAEFETIEAADYNLTANRYKPQIAEAVPEEDPADLIRGVLKIEQKIVDGLNKLLKDVEAAG; encoded by the coding sequence TTGGACCAGGAAATAAGAAAAAAACTCAGCCGGATCACCAACATCCTCTGGGCAGGCGGGGTGACCAACCCCGTGACCTATATCGAGCAGATATCCTATCTCATTTATCTGAAACTTCTTGACGAGGAAGAGATGAGCCGCGAGCTACGGGCCCGACTCAAAGCAGGGAACGGCAAGCGTCTTTTCCCGGATCAGGCCGAACGCTTTCGCTGGATCAAATGGAGGTTTTACAGCGGCAACAAGTTGCGTGACTTTATCCGCGACGAGGTCTTTCCCTATATGGCCTCCCTGGTCAAGGATGAGCCCCAGGTGGCTGAATACTTCAGGGATGCGGTCCTGGAGATCACCGACCCCAATGTCCTCAAACAGGTGGTGGACGAGCTGGACACCATTGATTTCAGGAAACTCGGGCCCGATGTCAAGGGCGACATCTTTGAATACCTGCTCACCCATCTGGGGCAGTCTGCCTTGAATGGACAGTTCCGGACCCCCAAACAGATCCGGGCCTTTATGGTGGCCATGACCGACCCGGATATCGGCGACACCGTGTTTGATCCGGCCTGCGGTACGGCCGGCTTTCTGATCGATACCGTGGATTATCTTCTGGCCAGATACAGTGAAACGCCCCAGGAGCTTCCGATCTATGGGGAGGACTGGCTGGAAAAAAGGGGTCAGACCCTGGCCGAAGCCAGAAAGGAAATGCCCAATCTCCAGACCTTCAGAAAAGGGGCCGGTGAAAAAATCCCGGACTGGGGCCTGCTTGAGGCATCCATTTTCGGCACCGATGTCTCCCGTCAGATGATGCGGATTTCCATGATGAACCTGGTGCTTCACGGCATCGGCAAGTCCCCTATTAAACGGGCCAATGTCCTGTCCGAGATGGGCGGCCTCACCGAGGACGACCTGAACCGCCGGTATAAGGTAATCCTTTCCAACCCGCCCTTTGCCGGGGTGCTGCCCAAAGATTCCATCCGCCATGACCTGCCCACCAGTTCCAAGAAAAGCGAACTGCTCTTTCTGGCCCTGATGATGGAATCGCTTGCCCCTGGCGGCCGATGTGCGGTAGTCGTGCCTGAAGGGGCGTTGTTCGGGTCAACAGGTGCCCACAAGGATCTGCGTAAAAAACTGGCCACGGATTTTGAAATCATAGCCGTGGTGTCGCTTCCGGCCGGGGTGTTCAAGCCCTATGCCGGCGTCAAGACCTCGGTCCTGGTGTTCAGGAAACCGGTAACCCCACCCAAAAAGGGACAGGCGGCCACCCGGAAAGTCTGGTTCTATGAGATCAAGAACGACGGTTATGACCCGGACAAGATCCAGGGCGGCGGCCGTCCCGAGACCCCGGACAAGAATGATATCCCCGGCCTGTTGAACGCCTGGACTGAATACAGGGAATCCGAGTTTCAGAATCCGCCCGGCAAACAGGCCGGTGTCATGCTGCCGCCAGGCTCACAGGAGCCCAAATACTGGTGGGCTGAATTTGAGACCATCGAGGCTGCGGATTACAATCTTACTGCCAACCGTTATAAACCCCAGATTGCTGAGGCAGTCCCGGAGGAAGACCCGGCGGATCTGATCCGAGGCGTGTTGAAAATTGAGCAGAAAATCGTGGATGGTCTGAATAAACTGTTGAAGGATGTGGAGGCAGCAGGATGA
- a CDS encoding restriction endonuclease subunit S, whose protein sequence is MKWVTLPFSKAISDVTGGNTKIQKKALSLRGKVPVVDQGHDLIAGYTNDEAYFKGKIPIVLFGDHTRIFKYIDFPFALGADGVKALQTKDFLYPKFFFYFCQTVNIPSNGYSRHFKFLKPVHIPLPPPSEQRKIVEILDQADRLRKLRAEADKKAERILPALFIKMFGDPASNPMGWKTGTLGDVTLDLRYGTSIRCETYVQGFPVLRIPNVLSGQITISDLKYAKISDKQAKPLLLEKGDILFVRTNGNRNYVGRCAVFDLSDPYLYASYLIRARINKTKAYSKFLATILNTPIGRKSMEQYIRTTAGQSNINQEGLRQIPIILPPLPLQAHFLNKIEQIESSRMPRENCTNTFERLFNNLLHRAFTGDLTASWRQAHMKELLQEMEIQARALAG, encoded by the coding sequence ATGAAGTGGGTTACCCTTCCTTTTTCAAAAGCAATTTCTGATGTTACTGGGGGCAATACAAAAATACAGAAGAAGGCTCTTTCATTACGAGGAAAGGTCCCTGTTGTTGACCAGGGGCATGATTTGATAGCTGGCTACACAAATGATGAGGCATATTTTAAAGGAAAAATCCCGATAGTGCTATTTGGAGATCATACAAGAATATTCAAATACATTGATTTCCCTTTTGCCCTCGGTGCAGATGGAGTTAAGGCACTTCAAACAAAAGATTTCCTATACCCAAAATTCTTTTTTTACTTTTGTCAAACCGTTAATATCCCTTCTAATGGGTACAGCAGGCATTTTAAATTTTTAAAACCAGTGCACATCCCCCTTCCTCCCCCCTCCGAACAACGTAAAATTGTGGAAATCCTTGACCAGGCAGACCGGCTGAGAAAACTGCGGGCCGAAGCGGACAAAAAGGCAGAGCGTATCCTTCCCGCTCTGTTTATAAAGATGTTCGGTGATCCTGCTTCGAATCCGATGGGGTGGAAGACCGGTACCCTTGGTGATGTGACACTGGATTTACGATATGGTACATCTATACGATGCGAAACCTATGTTCAGGGTTTTCCTGTGCTTCGTATTCCAAATGTCCTCAGCGGTCAAATAACGATTAGTGATTTAAAGTATGCAAAAATTAGCGACAAACAAGCAAAACCTCTATTGCTTGAAAAAGGCGATATTTTGTTCGTCAGAACAAATGGCAACCGGAATTACGTTGGGCGCTGTGCTGTTTTTGATCTATCTGATCCATACCTTTATGCTTCTTATTTAATTAGGGCACGAATTAATAAAACAAAAGCATATTCAAAGTTCCTGGCCACAATCTTAAATACACCCATCGGACGAAAGTCTATGGAACAATATATAAGGACTACGGCAGGGCAATCAAATATTAACCAAGAAGGGTTAAGGCAAATCCCTATCATTTTACCTCCATTACCCTTACAAGCCCACTTTTTGAACAAAATTGAACAAATAGAGAGTAGCAGGATGCCGAGAGAAAATTGCACTAATACATTTGAAAGATTATTTAACAATCTTCTCCACCGCGCCTTCACCGGCGACCTCACCGCCTCCTGGCGGCAGGCGCATATGAAAGAACTGCTGCAGGAAATGGAAATCCAGGCCAGGGCTCTGGCCGGATAG
- a CDS encoding AAA family ATPase, giving the protein MITSLHLGNFKAFAKTQNIPVKPLTLIFGANSAGKSSIIHSLAMAHEAMRTGELDLFRTDIGGSSIDLGGFKQYIHRREITRRLEWGLTLGTGRFTGRLREIMEPMADITMTLTMGMPLDPKTDEPEPGAAPHVMTYELESDGQTLLRMSRRPGNQMALDLLPYKHPVLQRIISALLEGFTTTGAVSGEDLKSLEQPMAEIIAGLRSPMGTLFPKGIKDEGRDEDQSGSQLNLFPVSRGNRQEDLAKALRFFLPRTLDELIQELNTVMGSEINRLQYLGPLRSYPARHLAFAEHDDINWYAGGGYAWDVVRRNKEVRDKVNAWLSDAKRLSTPYELVIKNLLTIEDLEADYEHLVSGVETAMIDDDWSDFETAVGETVSGDHFGELYGILGRLKKSEEKFAAFQELILYDRRTETQVSHRDVGIGVSQVLPVLVSAFAAREKIIAIEQPEIHLHPALQAELGDIFIESALAGNNNNTFLLETHSEHLILRILRRIRETSENELEEGATPIKPDQVAVLYVQPGKKGSAILHIPVNEEGEFERPWPQGFFAERARELF; this is encoded by the coding sequence ATGATCACATCACTTCATCTGGGGAATTTCAAAGCGTTTGCCAAGACCCAGAACATTCCTGTCAAACCGCTGACCCTGATTTTCGGAGCCAACAGCGCCGGGAAATCTTCCATCATCCACAGCCTGGCCATGGCTCATGAGGCCATGCGAACAGGAGAGCTGGATCTTTTCCGCACGGATATCGGCGGCAGCTCCATTGATCTTGGCGGTTTTAAGCAGTACATTCACCGCCGTGAGATCACCCGCCGTCTGGAATGGGGCCTGACCCTGGGAACCGGCAGATTCACCGGCCGTCTCAGGGAGATTATGGAACCCATGGCCGACATCACTATGACCCTCACCATGGGCATGCCCCTTGATCCTAAAACCGATGAGCCTGAACCGGGAGCCGCTCCCCATGTAATGACCTATGAGCTTGAAAGTGACGGGCAAACCCTGCTTCGCATGAGCCGGCGGCCCGGCAATCAGATGGCCCTTGATTTACTTCCATATAAACACCCGGTGCTGCAAAGAATCATCAGCGCCCTGCTCGAAGGATTTACCACCACCGGGGCTGTTTCCGGGGAAGATTTGAAATCTCTGGAACAGCCCATGGCAGAAATCATCGCAGGCCTGCGCAGCCCCATGGGCACCTTATTCCCCAAAGGTATCAAGGATGAGGGGCGTGATGAAGACCAATCCGGCAGCCAATTGAACCTGTTTCCGGTCAGCCGCGGCAACCGGCAGGAAGATCTGGCAAAGGCGCTGCGGTTTTTCCTGCCCCGTACCCTGGACGAACTGATACAGGAATTGAACACGGTAATGGGTTCTGAAATAAATCGTCTCCAGTATCTTGGGCCCCTTCGTTCCTACCCGGCCCGGCACCTGGCATTTGCCGAACATGACGATATCAACTGGTATGCGGGCGGCGGGTATGCCTGGGATGTGGTCCGCCGCAATAAAGAGGTCCGGGACAAGGTCAACGCCTGGCTCAGTGATGCAAAAAGACTCAGCACGCCTTACGAACTCGTCATCAAGAATCTCTTGACCATTGAAGATCTTGAGGCGGATTACGAGCATCTTGTCAGCGGTGTTGAAACCGCCATGATAGATGATGACTGGAGCGACTTTGAAACCGCCGTGGGTGAGACCGTTTCCGGCGATCACTTTGGAGAGCTTTATGGTATCCTTGGCAGGCTGAAAAAATCAGAAGAAAAATTCGCAGCTTTCCAGGAATTAATCCTTTATGACCGCCGCACCGAAACCCAGGTTTCCCACCGTGATGTCGGCATCGGCGTCAGCCAGGTTCTGCCTGTCCTGGTCTCGGCCTTTGCGGCCCGGGAAAAGATCATTGCCATCGAACAGCCGGAGATTCATCTTCACCCGGCCCTGCAGGCCGAACTTGGCGATATCTTCATCGAATCCGCTCTGGCCGGAAATAATAACAACACTTTTTTGTTGGAAACCCATTCCGAACATCTCATCCTGCGTATTCTGCGCCGTATCCGGGAAACTTCCGAGAATGAACTGGAGGAAGGTGCCACACCAATCAAACCGGATCAGGTCGCCGTGCTGTATGTGCAACCAGGCAAAAAGGGGTCTGCAATCCTGCACATCCCGGTCAATGAGGAGGGGGAATTTGAACGGCCCTGGCCCCAGGGGTTCTTTGCCGAGCGCGCCAGGGAGCTGTTCTGA
- a CDS encoding Fic family protein, with translation MAPPADRVPALMSDLFHWLQKAEDHLLIRSCVFHYEFEFIHPFADGNGRMGRLWQSIILGQLDEAFLALPVESMVHDNQQAYYDAINESTKGADCGVFYRLYATGGTFGRVNNQKR, from the coding sequence ATGGCACCACCAGCCGACCGGGTTCCGGCCTTGATGAGCGATCTATTCCATTGGCTGCAAAAAGCCGAGGATCATCTGCTCATTCGCAGTTGTGTTTTTCACTACGAGTTTGAATTTATCCATCCCTTTGCCGATGGTAATGGTCGCATGGGACGGCTTTGGCAATCAATTATCCTCGGTCAACTAGATGAAGCCTTTCTCGCCCTTCCCGTGGAATCCATGGTGCATGATAACCAGCAGGCTTATTACGATGCGATCAATGAAAGCACCAAAGGAGCGGATTGCGGCGTTTTTTATAGACTTTATGCTACGGGGGGTACTTTTGGAAGGGTGAATAATCAAAAAAGGTGA
- a CDS encoding efflux transporter outer membrane subunit, translating into MGCEIMRYALISIVLMSGFFISGCNLISPEPATVMPVDIPDAYVYDTGVDTPPISKEDPDGGWWQQFGIDELSQLIQTGLGRNYDLQVLKARADQALADVKSEKSNPGPFLDYFLGGERTYSQSKTRGQSITRDHEHTYSASLDAEYTLDLWGKNRADVNARELEYLAAVRDLEDGALTLSTDIADTWVDILSVRIRMEVLARQIEANRMTLKLQELRFINGKATALDVSQQREALAQVLSAMPLLEKEEKQLLNVMGLYLGRTPGTPVAVSTGDLPQSFLAPQPGIPSDLLENRADIKAARMRLKAAALDVEAAKADLLPQLTLSASAAFSSGSLDLLFQNWVLSLGAALAGPLLDGGAREAEIERTRAMVREALNVYAKTVATAICQVEDALVAIDRQKTYIELLAQQLAAVKVTLQDARVQYLNGQSSYLNYLAAWASMESLERQLISEQATYVKERIALYKATGWRREFFKAPPAQDKNTGAN; encoded by the coding sequence GTGGGCTGTGAAATAATGCGCTATGCTTTGATCTCCATTGTACTGATGTCGGGTTTTTTTATTTCCGGCTGCAATCTGATATCCCCTGAGCCTGCGACTGTAATGCCTGTTGATATCCCTGATGCCTATGTTTATGATACAGGTGTTGACACGCCCCCAATCAGCAAAGAAGATCCGGATGGCGGGTGGTGGCAGCAATTTGGTATCGATGAGCTGAGCCAACTCATTCAAACAGGTCTTGGCCGCAACTATGATCTGCAGGTGCTTAAAGCCCGGGCTGATCAGGCCCTGGCTGATGTGAAAAGCGAAAAATCAAACCCTGGCCCTTTTCTTGATTACTTTCTTGGGGGCGAACGCACCTATTCCCAATCTAAAACCCGGGGCCAGTCTATCACCAGGGATCATGAACACACTTATTCCGCCTCCCTGGATGCTGAATATACCCTGGATCTGTGGGGGAAAAATCGTGCCGATGTCAATGCAAGAGAGCTGGAATACCTTGCTGCGGTCCGGGATTTGGAGGATGGGGCGCTGACCTTGTCCACGGATATTGCAGATACCTGGGTGGATATTCTGTCTGTTCGGATTCGTATGGAAGTGCTTGCGCGGCAGATAGAAGCCAACCGGATGACACTAAAACTGCAGGAGCTTCGTTTTATCAACGGCAAGGCCACAGCCCTTGATGTCTCCCAGCAGCGGGAAGCCCTGGCTCAGGTTCTTTCTGCCATGCCTTTGCTTGAAAAAGAAGAAAAGCAACTGCTGAATGTTATGGGCCTGTATCTGGGGCGGACACCGGGGACGCCTGTGGCCGTCTCTACTGGCGATCTGCCCCAAAGTTTTCTGGCCCCCCAGCCCGGTATTCCCTCCGATTTGCTCGAAAACAGGGCCGATATTAAGGCTGCCCGGATGCGTCTTAAAGCGGCTGCCCTGGATGTGGAGGCGGCCAAGGCAGATTTGTTACCGCAACTGACCCTGTCTGCCTCGGCCGCTTTTTCCAGCGGTTCCCTGGACCTGCTGTTCCAGAACTGGGTACTCTCCCTGGGCGCTGCCCTGGCTGGCCCTTTGCTGGACGGCGGGGCGCGCGAAGCCGAAATCGAACGCACCCGGGCCATGGTTCGTGAAGCACTTAATGTCTACGCTAAAACCGTTGCCACTGCCATTTGCCAGGTGGAGGATGCCCTGGTGGCCATTGACCGGCAGAAAACCTACATTGAACTTTTAGCGCAGCAGCTGGCAGCCGTTAAAGTGACCCTGCAGGATGCCCGGGTTCAGTACCTCAACGGTCAGAGCAGTTATTTGAACTATCTTGCGGCCTGGGCCTCCATGGAAAGCCTGGAGCGTCAGCTCATCAGCGAACAGGCAACCTATGTCAAAGAACGAATTGCTCTTTATAAAGCAACCGGCTGGCGGCGTGAGTTTTTCAAAGCACCCCCGGCACAAGATAAAAATACCGGAGCCAACTGA
- a CDS encoding efflux RND transporter periplasmic adaptor subunit: MKRIASQTSLGVTLLKIILPVCLIALGVTGFWYYKSKVVKFKRNPAVKTAPVVDIMKVNPSRVTAQIRAMGTVQADREVVIKSQVAGTVIQVAPEFVQGGLIRKGQLMVRIDPADYALAVNKAQSALAQAQADFEIEKGRQQIAREELKLMSMMSPNEVQETSLVLRKPQLEQAGAAVASAQSDLETARLDLERTRIIAPFHALVRSKEVDAGAMTAAQGALATLVDVTCYQVEVQVPLDRLDRIRVHETNGSPVRIRSLYAGREWDGRVVRTTGAVTEQSRMAGVIIRVDDPLGLGSAKGRPAMLLDDHVEALIEGQVFDNVFSLPRTLIREDSSLWIYKDGRLEIRKVAPVWIENDRVFIQSELSPGDLVVCSDLSAPVSGMAVTLALGESR; the protein is encoded by the coding sequence ATGAAACGGATTGCTTCACAGACCTCCCTGGGTGTAACCCTTTTGAAAATTATTCTGCCTGTATGCCTGATAGCCCTGGGTGTTACCGGTTTTTGGTACTACAAATCAAAAGTCGTGAAATTCAAACGTAACCCTGCTGTCAAAACAGCTCCGGTGGTCGATATCATGAAAGTGAATCCCAGCCGTGTTACTGCACAGATCCGGGCCATGGGTACGGTTCAGGCGGATCGGGAGGTGGTGATTAAATCCCAGGTGGCCGGCACGGTCATCCAGGTGGCCCCGGAATTTGTCCAGGGGGGATTAATCCGCAAGGGCCAGCTCATGGTCCGGATTGATCCGGCGGACTATGCGCTGGCCGTGAACAAGGCCCAAAGTGCTTTGGCCCAGGCCCAGGCTGATTTTGAAATTGAAAAGGGGCGGCAGCAGATTGCAAGGGAAGAGCTCAAACTCATGTCCATGATGTCGCCCAATGAGGTGCAGGAGACCAGCCTGGTGTTGAGAAAACCCCAGCTTGAACAGGCCGGGGCTGCCGTGGCAAGTGCTCAAAGCGACCTTGAAACCGCCCGCCTCGACCTGGAACGTACCCGGATAATTGCCCCCTTCCATGCGCTGGTGCGATCCAAAGAGGTGGATGCCGGAGCTATGACCGCAGCCCAGGGCGCCCTTGCCACCCTGGTGGACGTGACCTGCTACCAGGTGGAAGTCCAGGTGCCCCTGGATCGCTTGGACCGGATTCGGGTGCATGAAACCAACGGGAGCCCTGTGCGTATCCGTTCCCTTTATGCGGGCCGGGAATGGGATGGACGTGTGGTGCGGACCACCGGGGCGGTAACTGAGCAAAGCCGCATGGCAGGCGTCATTATCCGGGTGGATGATCCCTTGGGGCTCGGGTCGGCCAAAGGGCGTCCTGCCATGCTGCTTGATGATCACGTTGAAGCGCTGATTGAGGGACAGGTTTTTGACAATGTGTTTTCCCTGCCCCGGACCCTGATCCGGGAGGATTCCAGTTTGTGGATATATAAGGACGGGCGCCTGGAGATCCGTAAGGTGGCACCCGTGTGGATTGAAAATGATCGGGTGTTCATCCAGTCCGAGCTTTCCCCTGGTGATCTTGTGGTCTGCTCTGATCTTTCCGCGCCTGTCTCGGGCATGGCCGTGACCCTTGCTTTGGGGGAGAGCCGGTAA